The proteins below come from a single Paludibacter jiangxiensis genomic window:
- a CDS encoding peptidase U32 family protein gives MKRSIELLSPAKSAETGIEAINHGADAVYIGAPKFGARSAAGNSIADIESLTTYAHRFGARVYVALNTILRDEELAEAEQMVWQLYRAGADALIVQDMGLLKMNLPPIELHASTQTNNRTAEKVKFLEEAGFAQIVLARELSLDQIRNIAANTKARIECFVHGALCVSYSGQCYASQATRGRSANRGECAQLCRLPYSIVDASGKPLTPEGHLLSLKDLDLSAHLGAMMDAGVSSFKIEGRLKETDYVKNITAYYRQRLDALLEGSDKYTRASLGKTTHFFTPDPQRTFQRSATTYFLQERNTGLVQTTTPKSIGQPIGIVKRVERNSFTVKSLVPLANGDGLCFLSTDGLFTGIRVNRVEGDKVTPLKMPFLKTGTMLYRNFDQEFDKMLAKKSAERKIQIDITFRDTANGISIEADAERNRIQFYLECDKELSTKGFSEVKENIRVQFAKLGNTDFELQSIRTEFSSPWFFPASKVSEWRRQMIAKLEQIIRINQRPTLRQATKKEPVYPETQLTYLGNVSNAKARSFYLDHGVETVDAALETGGKLQSGQPVMITKYCLKYEMGWCPSKQHPKQAPREPFYLQGKNDRFLLKFDCKNCEMQLLIP, from the coding sequence ATGAAGAGATCGATCGAACTGCTATCGCCTGCAAAAAGTGCCGAAACCGGCATTGAAGCTATCAATCACGGTGCTGATGCCGTATACATAGGAGCCCCGAAATTCGGTGCCCGTTCCGCTGCCGGTAACTCCATTGCCGATATTGAATCACTTACTACCTATGCCCATCGCTTCGGAGCAAGGGTGTACGTAGCGCTCAACACCATTTTGCGTGACGAGGAACTGGCCGAAGCCGAACAGATGGTCTGGCAACTTTATCGAGCTGGTGCCGATGCGTTGATCGTGCAGGACATGGGGCTTTTGAAAATGAATCTGCCACCTATCGAACTTCATGCCAGCACACAGACAAACAACCGCACCGCGGAGAAAGTAAAGTTTCTGGAAGAAGCGGGCTTTGCTCAAATCGTTTTGGCACGTGAACTTTCGCTGGATCAGATACGGAATATTGCCGCAAATACCAAAGCCCGCATTGAATGTTTCGTGCATGGCGCTTTGTGCGTGAGCTACAGCGGACAGTGCTATGCCAGTCAGGCTACACGCGGCCGCAGCGCCAACCGCGGCGAATGCGCGCAACTCTGTCGTCTTCCCTACTCGATCGTCGATGCGTCGGGCAAACCGCTAACACCCGAAGGACACCTTCTTTCGCTGAAAGATCTCGATCTGTCGGCTCACCTCGGAGCCATGATGGATGCGGGAGTCTCTTCGTTCAAAATCGAAGGTCGCCTCAAAGAAACCGACTACGTAAAAAATATCACGGCCTACTACCGTCAACGATTGGATGCTCTGCTCGAAGGTTCGGACAAATACACCAGAGCTTCGTTGGGCAAGACAACACATTTCTTTACGCCCGATCCTCAACGGACATTCCAGCGCAGTGCCACCACTTATTTCCTGCAAGAACGTAACACAGGGCTGGTACAAACCACCACCCCAAAATCAATAGGGCAACCCATCGGCATTGTAAAAAGAGTAGAACGAAATTCGTTTACAGTAAAAAGTCTTGTGCCGCTGGCAAATGGCGACGGCCTGTGCTTCCTCTCTACCGACGGACTGTTTACCGGTATCCGTGTGAACCGCGTGGAGGGCGACAAAGTAACGCCGCTCAAGATGCCGTTTCTGAAAACCGGTACGATGCTCTACCGCAATTTTGATCAGGAGTTCGACAAAATGCTGGCAAAGAAATCGGCCGAACGTAAAATACAGATCGACATTACCTTCAGAGATACGGCAAACGGCATTTCCATCGAAGCCGACGCGGAAAGGAACCGCATTCAATTCTATTTAGAGTGCGACAAAGAGCTCTCCACCAAAGGATTTTCGGAAGTAAAGGAAAATATCCGGGTTCAGTTTGCCAAGCTGGGCAATACTGATTTTGAGCTGCAAAGCATCCGCACCGAATTTTCGTCACCCTGGTTTTTTCCCGCATCGAAAGTGAGCGAATGGCGCAGACAGATGATTGCCAAACTCGAACAGATAATCCGCATCAACCAGCGTCCCACGCTTCGTCAGGCAACAAAAAAAGAACCGGTTTATCCAGAAACGCAGCTCACTTATCTGGGCAACGTTTCCAACGCCAAAGCTCGGTCGTTTTATCTCGATCACGGAGTGGAAACGGTAGACGCAGCACTCGAAACCGGAGGTAAATTGCAATCGGGCCAGCCGGTGATGATTACAAAGTACTGTCTGAAATACGAAATGGGATGGTGTCCGTCTAAACAACACCCGAAGCAGGCTCCCCGCGAACCGTTTTACCTGCAAGGCAAAAACGACCGCTTTTTACTGAAATTCGACTGTAAGAATTGCGAAATGCAGCTGTTGATACCGTAA
- a CDS encoding tetratricopeptide repeat protein — protein sequence MKKYLILIVLVWSVSVSAFAIGLDTLKVSLPSLHWALQMNLPGFVLQSSDVNTKIEGRYISAYNDSLAMDVSVGIEENSLRLNSSKALRDSSWIQLKRLFYVKQAVIPDSVRYESGNCAFADFFVSSIYGNVVNQRNIIVYLFYNNFCVTVQVIKSNYKDTDVENLNKVLSSIKLIAPYSHVSLEHFIDGVDYFNNGNYNLAAKILQMALDENKRDQLLSKDQLYWLISNLGLAYGFSKQLGKAVSTLNYGIRTDPYFPMFYYNLAGVYAMADDLTETIYYLFQAFQYKKNMAQGNEFPDPKKDELFRKYWKNEKFRDAVRNL from the coding sequence ATGAAAAAATATCTGATACTCATAGTGTTGGTTTGGTCGGTATCCGTTTCTGCTTTTGCTATCGGATTGGATACGCTGAAGGTGTCACTGCCCAGTCTTCATTGGGCTTTGCAGATGAACCTTCCCGGGTTTGTCTTGCAAAGTTCGGATGTGAATACAAAGATAGAAGGCCGTTATATTTCGGCATACAATGATTCGTTGGCCATGGATGTGTCAGTTGGAATAGAGGAAAATTCGTTGCGCCTGAATAGTTCGAAGGCTTTGAGAGATAGCAGCTGGATTCAACTCAAAAGGCTCTTTTATGTAAAACAGGCAGTCATTCCGGATTCTGTCAGATATGAGTCGGGAAATTGTGCTTTCGCTGATTTTTTTGTTTCTTCTATTTATGGAAATGTTGTAAATCAACGCAATATTATTGTTTATCTGTTTTATAACAACTTCTGTGTTACTGTTCAGGTGATAAAATCAAATTATAAAGATACAGATGTTGAGAACCTTAATAAAGTTCTGAGCAGCATTAAATTGATAGCTCCTTACTCGCATGTTTCTCTCGAACATTTTATAGATGGGGTTGATTATTTTAATAATGGAAATTATAATCTTGCCGCAAAAATTCTTCAGATGGCTCTGGATGAAAATAAAAGGGATCAGCTATTGAGCAAAGATCAGTTGTATTGGCTGATTTCCAATCTGGGACTGGCATACGGTTTTTCCAAACAATTGGGTAAGGCCGTCTCCACGCTTAATTACGGTATCCGTACCGACCCTTATTTTCCAATGTTTTACTACAATCTAGCAGGGGTATATGCAATGGCAGATGATCTCACAGAGACGATTTATTACCTGTTTCAGGCATTTCAGTATAAGAAGAATATGGCGCAGGGCAATGAATTTCCAGATCCTAAAAAGGATGAGCTGTTTCGGAAATACTGGAAGAATGAAAAATTCAGGGATGCTGTGCGGAACCTGTAG
- a CDS encoding family 43 glycosylhydrolase, with the protein MNFRTKLMGVAALLSVMLAGTAKAQIGKPFIHDPSTIAECDGKYYTFGTGGGGLISEDGWTWNGGAVRPGGGAAPDVIKIGDRYLVVYGSTGGGLGGGHDGRINTMWNKTLDPKSPDFKFTEPIVVASSANMEDCDAIDPGLLLDPTTGRLWMSYGTYFGFIRLVELDPKTGKRVEGNKAINIAIDCEATDLMYRDGWYYLLGTHGTCCDGANSTYNIVVGRSRKVTGPYLDNMGRDMLEGGGKMVVAAGGRVTGPGHFGRWILGDGVEKMSCHYEADLDQSGRSVLGIRPLLWKNGWPVAGENFKEGTYEIESERRGYALELVVDFTRMPGGMRGFGRNNDEPIKPVASQQLSDVINTWPTGNIDVRIGDYMFRPHQKWTITAVPDGGGNPGGPYYKIVIEGTERALAATADAELVTVPKFTGAPEQLWRIDQLTDGTYRIMPKVVPNSKEQLALISSGDSTPTLGKFDMNSDNSKWNFKAH; encoded by the coding sequence ATGAACTTCAGAACAAAATTAATGGGCGTAGCAGCCCTGTTATCGGTAATGTTAGCCGGAACAGCGAAAGCACAAATCGGGAAACCATTTATACATGACCCCTCCACAATTGCGGAGTGCGACGGAAAATATTATACTTTTGGTACAGGTGGCGGCGGATTAATCTCCGAAGACGGCTGGACATGGAACGGTGGTGCCGTACGCCCCGGTGGCGGTGCAGCTCCTGATGTAATCAAAATCGGTGATCGTTACCTCGTTGTGTATGGATCTACCGGTGGCGGACTGGGTGGCGGACACGATGGTAGAATCAATACCATGTGGAATAAAACGCTTGATCCGAAATCTCCTGATTTTAAATTTACAGAGCCAATCGTCGTTGCATCATCTGCAAACATGGAAGATTGCGACGCTATCGACCCGGGACTTCTTCTTGATCCCACTACCGGTCGTTTGTGGATGTCATACGGTACCTATTTCGGCTTTATTCGCTTAGTGGAACTCGACCCTAAAACCGGGAAACGTGTGGAAGGTAACAAAGCCATCAATATTGCCATTGACTGCGAAGCTACCGATTTGATGTACCGCGATGGATGGTATTATCTGCTGGGTACCCATGGAACCTGCTGCGATGGAGCTAACTCAACCTACAATATCGTTGTCGGTCGTTCCAGAAAAGTTACAGGTCCTTACCTCGACAACATGGGACGCGACATGCTGGAAGGCGGCGGTAAGATGGTCGTTGCTGCCGGTGGACGCGTCACAGGGCCCGGTCACTTCGGTCGTTGGATTTTGGGTGACGGTGTAGAAAAAATGTCATGCCACTACGAAGCCGATTTGGATCAGAGCGGCCGTAGCGTATTAGGCATTCGCCCATTGTTGTGGAAAAACGGATGGCCTGTTGCAGGAGAGAACTTCAAAGAAGGTACCTACGAAATTGAATCGGAACGCAGAGGATATGCATTGGAACTGGTGGTTGACTTCACAAGAATGCCGGGCGGTATGCGCGGTTTCGGACGCAACAACGACGAACCGATTAAACCCGTTGCTTCACAGCAGTTATCTGATGTTATCAACACATGGCCGACAGGAAACATTGATGTAAGAATCGGCGATTATATGTTCCGTCCTCATCAAAAATGGACAATCACAGCAGTACCCGATGGTGGTGGAAACCCCGGAGGCCCTTACTACAAAATAGTAATTGAAGGAACTGAACGTGCTTTAGCTGCAACTGCCGATGCCGAATTGGTAACAGTACCGAAATTTACAGGAGCTCCCGAACAATTGTGGCGCATCGACCAACTGACCGATGGTACTTACAGAATTATGCCGAAAGTGGTTCCTAATTCCAAAGAACAATTGGCACTGATATCTTCGGGCGACAGTACACCCACACTTGGCAAATTTGACATGAACAGTGACAATTCCAAATGGAACTTTAAAGCTCACTAA
- a CDS encoding acetylxylan esterase, which produces MNIKRKTLLLAVSSVILAGLGLQGSYAQSKTTKRSTAQSSTVQISTASDTARSISGYFTPATAAKKSPDAKGFIQRWLLLDPINKPNRGNTVFTDSYLRKAFSTEYFPNQFTMLPKDGETVKAGEQELKWHALDSKNYNVKLFRFAYGLRKQIYGVLFWTVTVVNCPREMKNVRMAVGSNSASMWWLNGKEALLLSGDRRMVVDDCVSTRLTLNKGKNIIRGAVINGPGMSDFCVRFLDEKGAPIKDITISCE; this is translated from the coding sequence ATGAACATTAAACGAAAAACATTACTATTAGCTGTAAGCTCAGTAATTCTGGCAGGACTAGGATTGCAAGGGAGTTACGCTCAGTCAAAGACTACAAAGAGAAGTACTGCACAGAGCAGCACCGTGCAGATCAGTACCGCGAGCGATACCGCAAGAAGCATCTCAGGATACTTCACGCCGGCCACAGCCGCAAAAAAGAGTCCGGATGCAAAAGGCTTCATCCAACGTTGGTTACTTTTAGACCCAATCAACAAACCCAACCGCGGTAACACTGTATTTACCGACAGTTACCTCCGCAAAGCATTCTCAACCGAGTATTTCCCCAACCAGTTCACAATGCTTCCCAAAGATGGAGAGACTGTAAAAGCAGGCGAACAGGAGTTAAAATGGCATGCTTTGGATAGCAAAAACTACAACGTCAAATTGTTCCGCTTTGCCTATGGCTTAAGAAAACAAATTTACGGAGTTCTGTTTTGGACGGTAACTGTGGTTAATTGTCCTCGCGAAATGAAAAACGTAAGAATGGCCGTAGGATCCAATTCGGCATCTATGTGGTGGCTCAACGGCAAGGAAGCTTTGTTGCTCTCGGGTGACAGACGCATGGTTGTGGACGATTGCGTATCGACCCGCCTGACGCTGAACAAAGGCAAAAACATCATTCGTGGAGCTGTAATCAATGGCCCCGGAATGAGCGATTTCTGCGTTCGCTTCCTGGATGAAAAAGGAGCACCGATCAAAGACATAACCATTAGTTGCGAATAA
- a CDS encoding glycoside hydrolase family 9 protein has product MKRLTHFSIVVLLLTAFSHASAQDLKLNDLEYFEKQGVNLLVYSNLFTGGFNDEKNAGIELIHHGVRTAQGGAVRLSNTPEQWDLVPSVSNRKVDRASNSIEVTLRYKDFDFDSRVVATAKGKSVEISVYLDKPVPKFLEGKAGFNLEFLPSQYWSKTYLMDGRFNRFPRYAVSSTIAKPNSEKIKQYKGYVTADDRGTGKFVDPLPLETGHTLLLAPDEPSRLVKITSPDANLMLFDGRMLAQNGWFVVRSLLPAGKTGKVLTWTVEPNAIKDWVREPNIGISQVGYIPSQPKVSVIELDKNDKPLVKASLYKIDETGNASEVFSSNVVSWGDYYKYHYAKFDFSSVKTPGIYYIQYGNTKTNNFLIDNSVYDKIIDATSDVWIPIHMDHMYVKEGYRVWHGEPFKDGYLQAPPNTDHFDLHSQGPTTDTKYKALELIPGLNVGGFFDAGDFDIETESNISVVENFVQTWDYFKPSRDETFVDEKHRYVDLHRPDGTPDVLQFIEHGTLNLVAQAEKIGHMAQTLSNSVLDNYHHLGDAASITDGLPYNPNLGPYEIAPDGRSSGVKDDMWAFTSRNPRLDLQAATMFAAASRALKGYNDDLAARALQQSKRLQKEATELLAKQPKDNMRRGFGSADVATNLQLYIATGEKQYIDKFQELLWTALDRNVTFGLLTALDAIPHMDASYKEKLRPYVVKYNEYIKGLEKQNPYGVPIGLGNWAGNGLLLNFGTTVCFANKYFPDIVDISNIYKVSNWLFGCHPYHNYSFVATVGATRPKAVFYGNNRADFSAIPGNVAPGVLFRNPDHFENYDDWPFLWGENEGTIAGNTNYLIFGSVFKNLAK; this is encoded by the coding sequence ATGAAGAGACTAACACATTTCTCAATTGTTGTACTACTACTGACGGCATTCAGCCATGCTTCGGCTCAGGATTTGAAACTCAATGATCTTGAGTATTTCGAGAAGCAGGGAGTCAATCTTCTTGTGTACAGCAACCTTTTCACAGGTGGCTTTAACGATGAAAAGAACGCGGGCATCGAACTGATTCACCATGGTGTCAGAACGGCGCAAGGCGGTGCCGTACGGCTCTCCAATACTCCCGAGCAGTGGGATCTGGTGCCTTCGGTGTCAAACCGCAAGGTTGACCGCGCATCCAACTCTATCGAGGTCACGTTACGGTATAAAGATTTTGATTTCGATTCACGCGTGGTCGCCACGGCCAAAGGTAAAAGTGTCGAAATATCTGTTTACCTCGATAAACCGGTTCCGAAATTTCTCGAAGGGAAAGCCGGCTTTAACCTGGAATTTCTTCCCTCCCAATATTGGTCGAAGACCTATCTGATGGATGGACGCTTCAACCGTTTCCCCCGATATGCTGTTAGCAGTACCATTGCGAAACCAAACAGTGAAAAAATCAAGCAATACAAAGGATATGTAACTGCTGACGACAGAGGTACAGGCAAATTTGTTGATCCGCTCCCTCTCGAAACCGGTCACACCCTGCTGCTTGCGCCCGATGAACCGAGTCGCTTGGTGAAAATCACCTCGCCGGATGCCAATCTGATGCTCTTCGACGGTCGCATGTTGGCACAAAACGGCTGGTTTGTAGTTCGCAGCCTGCTTCCGGCGGGAAAAACAGGCAAGGTATTGACCTGGACCGTTGAACCCAATGCCATTAAGGATTGGGTACGCGAACCCAATATCGGTATCTCTCAGGTAGGTTACATCCCTTCGCAACCGAAAGTATCTGTTATTGAACTCGACAAGAATGACAAACCGCTTGTAAAAGCATCGTTGTATAAAATTGACGAAACCGGCAATGCTTCCGAAGTATTCAGCAGCAATGTGGTATCATGGGGCGATTATTACAAATATCACTATGCGAAATTCGATTTCTCTTCGGTTAAAACACCCGGGATCTACTATATTCAGTATGGCAATACCAAAACCAATAATTTTTTAATTGACAACAGCGTTTACGACAAGATAATCGATGCTACCAGCGATGTGTGGATTCCGATACATATGGATCATATGTATGTAAAAGAGGGTTACAGGGTATGGCACGGCGAACCCTTTAAAGATGGTTATCTGCAGGCTCCGCCCAACACCGACCATTTCGACCTGCACTCTCAGGGGCCTACCACCGACACAAAATACAAAGCTCTGGAGCTGATTCCCGGATTAAACGTAGGCGGCTTTTTCGATGCAGGCGATTTTGATATAGAGACAGAATCGAACATCAGCGTCGTGGAAAATTTTGTGCAGACATGGGACTATTTCAAACCCTCGCGCGATGAGACGTTCGTGGATGAGAAGCATCGCTATGTCGACCTTCACCGTCCCGATGGAACGCCCGACGTGTTGCAGTTTATCGAGCACGGAACGCTGAATCTGGTAGCTCAGGCAGAGAAAATAGGCCACATGGCACAAACGCTCTCTAACTCAGTGCTGGATAATTACCATCACCTTGGAGATGCAGCCTCTATAACAGACGGACTTCCCTATAATCCAAATCTCGGTCCTTACGAAATAGCCCCCGATGGCCGCTCAAGTGGAGTAAAGGATGATATGTGGGCCTTTACAAGCCGTAATCCGCGCCTCGATCTTCAGGCCGCAACGATGTTTGCTGCTGCAAGCCGTGCTTTGAAGGGATATAACGACGATCTTGCTGCAAGAGCATTGCAACAGTCGAAACGGTTGCAGAAAGAGGCAACGGAATTGCTTGCCAAACAGCCTAAAGATAATATGCGCAGAGGTTTCGGATCGGCAGATGTCGCCACGAATCTTCAGTTGTATATTGCAACCGGTGAGAAACAGTACATCGATAAATTTCAGGAATTGTTATGGACTGCTCTTGACCGCAACGTAACGTTCGGACTGCTCACGGCATTGGACGCTATTCCGCACATGGACGCATCCTACAAAGAAAAACTCCGCCCCTATGTGGTAAAATACAACGAATACATCAAAGGACTTGAAAAGCAAAATCCTTACGGAGTACCCATCGGACTGGGTAACTGGGCCGGCAACGGACTCCTGTTGAATTTTGGCACCACTGTCTGCTTTGCCAATAAGTATTTCCCCGACATTGTGGATATCAGCAATATTTACAAGGTATCCAACTGGTTGTTTGGGTGCCACCCGTACCACAACTATTCGTTTGTGGCAACTGTGGGCGCCACGCGTCCCAAAGCGGTTTTTTACGGCAATAACCGCGCCGATTTTTCCGCTATTCCGGGCAATGTAGCTCCGGGTGTATTATTCAGAAACCCCGACCACTTTGAAAACTACGACGACTGGCCATTTTTGTGGGGAGAAAACGAGGGTACCATTGCCGGAAATACCAATTATTTGATTTTTGGATCGGTATTTAAGAATCTGGCAAAATAA
- a CDS encoding family 43 glycosylhydrolase, with translation MNFRTKLMGVAALLSVLLVGTAKAQIGKPFIHDPSSVVECDGKYYTFGTGSGGLVSEDGWTWNSGGVRPGGGVAPDIIKIGDRYYVSYARGARKQHASDVLVMWTKTLDPKSPDFGYKDETLVASSNGDDDCEAIDPAFLLDPTDGRLWLTYGTYFGYIRLVELDPKTGKRVAGNKELNIAIDCEATALMYRDGWYYLLGTHGTCCDGANSTYNIVVGRSKKVTGPYLDNMGRDMLEGGGKMVLAAGERVNGPGHFGRTIVDDGVEKMSCHYEADLDQGGRSVLGIRPLLWKNGWPVGGDNFKEGTYEIESERRGYALELVVDFTRMPGGMRAFGRNTDEPVKPVASQQLADVINTWPTGNIDVRIGDYMFRPHQKWTITAVPDAGGYLGGPYYKIVIAGTDRALAATADAEVITVPSFTGAPEQLWRIDQQTDGTYRIMPKVVPNSKEKLALVSSGDSTPTLGKFDMKSDNSKWNFKAH, from the coding sequence ATGAACTTCAGAACAAAATTAATGGGCGTAGCAGCCCTGTTATCGGTATTGTTAGTCGGAACAGCGAAAGCACAAATCGGGAAACCATTTATACACGACCCTTCAAGTGTAGTGGAGTGTGATGGAAAGTATTATACCTTTGGTACAGGTAGCGGCGGATTAGTATCCGAAGACGGCTGGACATGGAATAGCGGCGGTGTACGGCCCGGTGGCGGTGTCGCTCCCGATATTATTAAAATCGGAGACCGGTATTATGTGTCGTATGCCAGAGGTGCGAGGAAACAACATGCAAGCGATGTGCTTGTGATGTGGACAAAAACACTCGATCCGAAATCGCCTGACTTCGGATACAAAGACGAAACGCTGGTTGCATCAAGTAACGGCGACGATGATTGTGAAGCAATCGACCCTGCGTTTCTCCTCGATCCGACCGATGGTCGTTTATGGTTAACATACGGTACTTATTTCGGTTATATTCGGTTAGTGGAGCTCGATCCGAAAACCGGAAAGCGCGTTGCCGGCAATAAAGAACTCAATATCGCTATCGATTGCGAAGCTACGGCTTTGATGTATCGCGATGGCTGGTACTATCTGCTGGGTACTCATGGAACCTGCTGCGACGGTGCAAACTCAACCTACAATATCGTGGTGGGTCGATCCAAAAAAGTAACTGGCCCTTACCTCGACAATATGGGGCGCGACATGCTGGAAGGTGGTGGTAAAATGGTGCTGGCTGCCGGCGAACGTGTTAACGGTCCGGGGCACTTCGGACGTACCATCGTTGATGACGGCGTGGAGAAAATGTCGTGCCACTACGAAGCCGATCTGGATCAGGGCGGCCGTAGCGTATTAGGCATTCGCCCATTGTTGTGGAAAAACGGATGGCCTGTTGGCGGAGATAACTTCAAAGAAGGCACTTACGAAATTGAGTCGGAACGCAGAGGATACGCCTTGGAACTGGTGGTCGATTTTACACGTATGCCGGGCGGTATGCGCGCATTCGGACGTAACACCGACGAACCGGTAAAACCTGTTGCTTCGCAGCAGTTAGCTGATGTAATCAACACATGGCCGACCGGAAACATTGATGTAAGAATCGGAGACTACATGTTCCGCCCTCATCAAAAATGGACAATCACGGCCGTTCCCGACGCAGGTGGATATTTGGGTGGTCCGTATTATAAAATTGTAATTGCAGGCACCGACCGTGCTTTGGCTGCAACTGCTGATGCCGAAGTGATCACTGTTCCGTCGTTTACAGGTGCTCCCGAACAATTGTGGCGCATCGATCAGCAGACAGATGGTACATACCGCATTATGCCGAAGGTAGTTCCCAATTCGAAAGAGAAACTAGCTTTGGTATCTTCGGGCGACAGTACGCCAACATTGGGCAAGTTTGATATGAAGAGCGACAATTCCAAATGGAATTTTAAGGCGCATTAA
- a CDS encoding acetylxylan esterase translates to MNIKRKTLLLAVSSVILAGLGLQGSYAQSTAAKSSTAQSDTARSISGYFTPATTAKKTPDAKGFIQRWLLLDPINKPNRGNTVFTDSYLRKAFSTEYFPNQFTMLPKDGETVKAGEQELKWHALDSKNYNVKLFRFAYGLRKQIYGVLFWTVTVVNCPREMKNVRMAVGSNSASMWWLNGKEALLLSGDRRMVVDDCVSTRLTLNKGKNIIRGAVINGPGMSDFCVRFLDEKGAPIKDITISCE, encoded by the coding sequence ATGAACATCAAACGAAAAACATTGTTATTAGCTGTAAGCTCAGTAATTCTGGCAGGATTAGGATTACAAGGAAGTTACGCTCAGTCGACGGCTGCAAAGAGCAGTACCGCGCAAAGCGATACCGCACGAAGCATCTCAGGATACTTCACGCCGGCTACAACCGCAAAAAAGACTCCGGATGCAAAAGGCTTCATCCAACGTTGGTTACTTTTAGACCCAATCAACAAACCCAACCGCGGCAACACTGTATTTACCGACAGTTACCTCCGCAAAGCATTCTCAACCGAGTATTTCCCCAACCAGTTTACAATGCTTCCCAAAGATGGAGAGACTGTAAAAGCAGGCGAACAGGAGTTGAAATGGCATGCTTTGGATAGTAAAAACTACAATGTCAAATTGTTCCGTTTTGCCTATGGCTTAAGAAAACAAATTTACGGAGTTCTGTTTTGGACGGTAACCGTGGTTAACTGTCCGCGCGAAATGAAAAACGTAAGAATGGCTGTTGGTTCCAATTCTGCATCTATGTGGTGGCTCAACGGTAAGGAAGCCCTGTTGCTTTCGGGAGACAGACGCATGGTTGTGGACGATTGCGTATCGACCCGCCTGACGCTGAACAAAGGCAAAAACATCATTCGCGGAGCTGTAATCAATGGCCCCGGAATGAGCGATTTCTGTGTCCGCTTCCTCGATGAAAAAGGAGCACCGATCAAAGACATAACCATTAGTTGCGAATAA
- a CDS encoding TlpA family protein disulfide reductase: MRQILKLIIALLILDINLAFGQEINQKPVEPKFERKTNSLDTDMESYFHKRDSIFQLNLGKKYPAFTAISIDGQTIAEKGLIGKVTIINFWFKYCAPCIAEMNELCNLHKKFMKNPAFQFISFTSDSPEEAKESVDTLKLSFPVYPMSVVECCRLNFSQGYPTTIIVDKAGKIIFLKSGGSLEPENIAQDIRRLEQIIEKELNTK, translated from the coding sequence ATGAGACAGATTTTAAAGTTGATTATTGCCCTCCTGATTTTAGACATAAATCTGGCTTTTGGACAAGAAATCAACCAAAAACCAGTAGAACCTAAGTTTGAAAGAAAAACAAATTCTCTCGATACTGATATGGAGTCTTATTTTCACAAAAGAGACAGCATTTTCCAACTGAACTTAGGGAAAAAATATCCTGCTTTTACAGCCATTAGTATAGATGGGCAAACAATAGCAGAAAAAGGATTAATCGGGAAAGTCACCATTATCAATTTTTGGTTTAAGTATTGCGCACCTTGCATTGCTGAAATGAATGAACTTTGTAACCTCCATAAGAAATTCATGAAAAATCCTGCATTTCAGTTTATCTCATTTACAAGCGACTCTCCTGAAGAAGCTAAAGAATCTGTTGATACACTGAAATTATCCTTCCCTGTCTATCCAATGAGTGTAGTTGAATGTTGCAGACTGAATTTCAGTCAAGGGTATCCCACTACAATTATTGTTGATAAAGCAGGGAAAATTATATTCCTGAAAAGTGGCGGAAGTTTAGAACCTGAAAACATAGCTCAAGACATTCGGAGGCTTGAGCAAATAATAGAAAAAGAGTTAAATACCAAATAG